The Peribacillus sp. FSL P2-0133 genome has a segment encoding these proteins:
- a CDS encoding DGQHR domain-containing protein produces the protein MTSNKINLKLFQVSQNQNVFYIGKMKAKDLLKISTLHWRDSGESKENKYIHEVKEKLNVLTSDTGIQRVLQYNRLKEIADYISGQDGILPNSIIVSINNKWVDDEINDNFEMDGYEISENNDIISLTLSPDKIDAFIVDGQHRLASFGFTENDKISDDFEIVVTIFINLEIPLQAEIFSIINGKQKPVNKSLLYDLSSFNQDKYNEIKRSHSIVKWLNSNPISPFFNEIRMLGSGPGSISQSAFIDELLRYIKDRRAHTYKSFLKDKDEKEIIKLLLSYYLAIKQTFKDEWDDRKNYVFLKTTGFGALMKLLYYVYIKFCVENRQFNREELKEFFRNIKSDEFSVDKLGKAGSQGLQSELYRKLRTTLIGDENFIKTLEGEYRELSNN, from the coding sequence ATGACTAGTAATAAAATAAATTTAAAGCTTTTTCAAGTTTCACAAAATCAGAATGTATTCTATATAGGGAAAATGAAGGCAAAAGATTTATTAAAAATATCCACTTTACATTGGAGAGATAGTGGGGAAAGTAAGGAAAACAAGTATATTCATGAGGTGAAAGAAAAATTAAATGTCCTCACATCGGATACTGGAATTCAAAGGGTGTTACAATACAACAGATTAAAGGAAATTGCAGATTACATCTCTGGCCAAGATGGGATACTTCCTAATAGTATTATTGTCTCGATAAATAATAAATGGGTTGATGATGAAATAAATGATAATTTTGAAATGGATGGATACGAGATTTCAGAAAACAATGATATTATTTCACTAACCTTATCTCCTGACAAAATTGATGCATTTATTGTAGACGGGCAGCATAGATTAGCATCGTTCGGTTTTACTGAAAATGACAAAATAAGTGATGATTTTGAAATAGTTGTAACGATATTTATAAATTTAGAAATTCCTCTTCAGGCAGAAATTTTTAGCATAATAAACGGAAAACAAAAGCCGGTCAATAAATCATTATTGTATGATTTAAGCTCATTTAATCAGGATAAATATAATGAAATTAAAAGGTCCCATTCTATTGTAAAATGGTTAAATAGTAATCCTATTTCACCGTTTTTTAACGAAATAAGGATGTTAGGTAGTGGGCCAGGGTCCATTTCTCAATCAGCCTTTATTGATGAGCTATTAAGGTATATAAAGGATAGAAGAGCCCATACCTATAAATCTTTTTTGAAAGATAAAGATGAAAAGGAAATAATAAAGTTGTTATTAAGTTATTATCTAGCTATTAAACAAACATTTAAAGATGAATGGGATGACAGAAAAAACTATGTGTTTTTAAAGACTACGGGGTTTGGTGCTTTAATGAAGCTTTTATACTACGTTTATATTAAATTCTGTGTAGAAAATAGACAATTTAATAGAGAAGAACTTAAGGAATTTTTCCGAAATATTAAGAGCGATGAATTTTCAGTTGATAAACTTGGAAAAGCGGGTAGTCAAGGTCTACAGTCTGAATTATATAGAAAGTTACGAACAACTCTAATAGGAGATGAAAATTTCATTAAGACTTTAGAGGGAGAATATAGAGAATTAAGTAATAATTAG
- a CDS encoding DEAD/DEAH box helicase family protein, whose amino-acid sequence MDKWGFLGTERLYNGPWSAFERALGRLLIHKGWEHVAVIGGSGDNGADVIASNGKNEMVYQVKFRSNGGAVGKEIVEDIKRAMEFYSISNGCVVTNGYLSKGSLDFLYNLRKSGYNISFIEGRKLLNLYENLPLKPVIDYDMREYQALALDSILQAFNKGDRSALLVLATGLGKTFVAGKFLSQIYRKYSDMKVLVLANKDDLIKQFDLALWPHLPKSVATHLWDEKEKPMFNEGTTLATFQSVFNHIKANKPLQDYNIIIIDECHHAGADTYKTVIDHINPDFLLGMTATPFRTDERDITEIFGKPLFSMDIIKGMKHGFLSRVDYRIFADNIDWDFVESSSQKSLTVKDLNKKLFIPKRDDEIIYTIKNVWKKEKVNRAIIFCASIDHCKQMEKNLVSYGFKARALFSGLDPWAREKYLREFRQGKIDILLAVDILNEGIDIPEVDLVVFLRVTHSRIIFLQQLGRGLRLSSGKTKVTVLDFVTDIKRVASILNLSKQGKNQKKVGVEVLELNNFDIHFSDTTSESFFESIIKDKFEIEDYDDTTELFIP is encoded by the coding sequence ATGGATAAATGGGGTTTTTTGGGTACTGAAAGACTTTATAATGGTCCATGGTCAGCATTTGAAAGGGCGCTAGGTAGGTTATTAATACACAAAGGATGGGAACATGTAGCTGTTATCGGGGGTTCTGGTGACAATGGAGCAGATGTAATTGCTTCTAATGGTAAAAATGAGATGGTGTATCAAGTTAAATTTAGGAGTAACGGTGGGGCTGTAGGGAAAGAAATTGTGGAAGATATAAAGCGCGCTATGGAGTTTTATAGTATTAGTAATGGCTGTGTGGTTACTAATGGTTACTTAAGTAAGGGATCTCTTGATTTTTTATATAATTTACGAAAGAGCGGTTATAATATTTCTTTCATAGAGGGGAGAAAGTTATTAAATTTATATGAAAACCTCCCTTTAAAACCAGTGATTGATTATGACATGAGAGAATATCAGGCACTTGCACTTGATAGCATTCTGCAAGCATTTAATAAAGGAGACCGCTCAGCTCTCTTGGTTTTGGCTACTGGATTAGGAAAAACATTTGTTGCTGGAAAATTCTTATCTCAAATATACCGAAAGTACAGTGATATGAAAGTGCTAGTCTTGGCAAATAAAGATGATTTAATCAAACAGTTCGATCTGGCCTTATGGCCACATTTACCTAAGAGTGTTGCAACTCATTTATGGGATGAAAAAGAAAAACCTATGTTTAATGAAGGGACAACACTCGCTACTTTTCAAAGTGTGTTTAATCATATAAAAGCTAATAAACCATTACAAGATTATAATATTATTATAATTGATGAATGTCATCATGCAGGAGCAGATACGTATAAAACAGTCATTGATCATATAAATCCTGATTTCCTATTAGGTATGACTGCAACCCCATTTAGAACGGATGAAAGGGATATTACTGAAATATTTGGAAAGCCGTTGTTTTCAATGGACATTATTAAAGGGATGAAGCACGGTTTCCTTTCAAGGGTAGATTACCGTATATTTGCAGACAATATTGACTGGGATTTTGTAGAGAGTAGCAGTCAAAAATCTTTAACTGTTAAAGACCTAAACAAGAAATTATTTATACCTAAACGTGATGATGAAATAATATATACAATAAAGAATGTTTGGAAAAAGGAAAAGGTTAATAGAGCTATAATTTTTTGTGCGAGCATTGACCATTGTAAACAAATGGAAAAAAATTTGGTGAGCTATGGATTTAAAGCTAGAGCGTTATTTTCTGGCTTAGATCCATGGGCCAGAGAAAAATATCTAAGGGAATTTAGACAAGGTAAAATTGATATTCTTCTGGCTGTGGATATACTAAATGAAGGTATAGATATCCCTGAAGTTGATCTAGTTGTATTTCTAAGAGTTACACATAGTAGAATTATTTTTTTACAACAGTTAGGTAGAGGGCTTAGACTTAGTTCCGGAAAAACAAAAGTAACCGTACTTGATTTTGTTACTGATATTAAAAGGGTTGCTTCTATATTAAACTTGTCGAAACAGGGGAAAAACCAAAAAAAAGTTGGAGTAGAAGTACTAGAATTAAATAATTTTGATATTCACTTCAGCGATACAACATCAGAATCGTTCTTTGAATCAATTATTAAAGATAAATTTGAAATTGAAGATTATGATGATACTACTGAGTTATTCATACCGTAG
- a CDS encoding ATP-binding protein — protein sequence MNINLTPNPRILQMLGQIDFENWQCIAELIDNSVDALLKDFRVNSEYKGEIMVDIPKHSQFVEGVPITVWDNGPGMDIEQLENALKAGFSSNDPVSNLGLFGMGFNIATARLGQKTTVYSSNKGATEEVGIEIDFAEMAQSDSFVRPVLTRKKDNSYTSGTTIKIYRLKERVSHLGQQGLASLRKKLSTVYSKLLRDHDIDILINGEKLIPNKKCIWSPERYVIRKSERIYSYIEINEDLGDRYFCSNCWIWLDAPHIEGESHICRICDSSNDVKKRERKITGWLGIQRYFDMEKYGVDFYRNGRLIVANDKSFFSWKNPETGELELEYPVDTTFLGGRIVGELEANFLTVTYTKDSIEKNDQHWDMVVKSLRGEAPIRPNIAATKGYSENTTPIARLFNGYRKGKKAGYEDLLPGKFSKKGNKWEGSNAEPKAWAELFYKGETEYLNDNKWWQLVEQVEANRRTSLGDGNQDDNFDPTDPFNNGNNGNNGNDGTDTDEGDDVEKPFVKVDDENDGQDQEHHGFDNEGGQSDNVENEETSFIKNESLSGQYSLDELEEEPILLDVFEDPSLHDERPLVMEKLSRSNYRAFYNENSPLFLKHGNSIKDCILMELSNSLFLRKNDPEEWPFSRIFYNFKNVYCKEDTLDLDTVKERINMLLSEIKKTLSKTKREIQTNVTLDKEDLKSLQRAVLNKLGEGDSRVQQLLETTEFLAYMPNNYVIKFFKNNPEMFFDGGVWKRPYNEISDNEIKEEIAEEFYSYLSDILWILDNDEEKSNNISRFKRNVGSLIVLEENTFNG from the coding sequence ATGAATATTAATTTAACTCCCAATCCTAGAATTCTTCAGATGCTTGGACAGATTGATTTTGAGAACTGGCAATGTATTGCTGAGCTTATAGATAATTCGGTAGATGCACTATTAAAAGACTTTAGAGTAAATAGCGAATATAAAGGTGAGATTATGGTAGATATCCCAAAACATTCTCAGTTTGTTGAAGGTGTTCCAATAACAGTTTGGGATAATGGACCTGGTATGGATATTGAACAATTAGAAAACGCTTTGAAAGCTGGTTTTAGTAGTAATGATCCTGTTTCAAATTTAGGTTTATTTGGTATGGGATTTAACATTGCTACTGCACGACTTGGTCAAAAAACGACAGTATACAGTTCTAACAAAGGTGCAACAGAAGAAGTGGGGATAGAGATTGATTTTGCGGAGATGGCCCAAAGTGACAGTTTTGTTAGGCCTGTATTAACACGCAAAAAGGATAATTCTTATACAAGTGGAACCACAATAAAGATATATAGATTAAAAGAAAGGGTTAGTCATTTAGGGCAACAAGGATTAGCATCTTTAAGGAAGAAGCTAAGTACGGTTTACTCAAAATTATTACGTGATCATGATATAGACATATTAATAAATGGTGAAAAGCTTATCCCCAACAAAAAATGTATTTGGTCTCCTGAGAGATATGTTATAAGAAAAAGTGAAAGGATTTACTCATATATTGAAATAAATGAAGATCTTGGGGATAGATATTTTTGCTCTAATTGCTGGATATGGTTAGATGCACCACATATTGAAGGTGAGTCACATATCTGTCGTATTTGCGATTCAAGTAACGATGTAAAGAAAAGAGAAAGAAAGATAACTGGTTGGTTGGGTATCCAGAGATATTTTGATATGGAAAAGTACGGAGTGGATTTTTATCGAAATGGAAGGCTAATTGTTGCTAATGATAAATCATTTTTTAGCTGGAAGAACCCTGAAACTGGGGAGCTTGAACTTGAATACCCAGTGGATACAACATTCTTGGGAGGTAGAATAGTTGGAGAGCTTGAAGCAAACTTTTTAACTGTTACTTATACAAAAGATAGCATTGAAAAAAATGATCAACATTGGGATATGGTAGTTAAAAGTTTAAGGGGCGAAGCTCCAATTAGACCCAATATTGCAGCTACAAAAGGGTATTCTGAAAATACTACTCCAATTGCACGTTTATTTAATGGATACAGAAAAGGGAAAAAAGCGGGTTATGAAGACCTCCTCCCAGGAAAGTTTAGTAAAAAGGGAAATAAGTGGGAAGGTAGTAATGCAGAGCCAAAAGCGTGGGCAGAATTATTTTATAAAGGTGAAACAGAATATCTGAACGATAATAAATGGTGGCAACTGGTCGAACAAGTAGAGGCTAATAGAAGGACTAGCTTGGGGGACGGGAATCAAGATGATAATTTTGATCCGACTGATCCTTTTAATAATGGTAATAATGGTAATAATGGTAATGATGGGACAGATACTGATGAAGGTGATGATGTAGAGAAACCATTTGTAAAAGTTGATGATGAAAATGATGGTCAGGATCAGGAACATCATGGTTTTGATAACGAAGGTGGCCAAAGTGATAATGTTGAAAATGAAGAAACTAGTTTTATAAAAAATGAGAGCTTAAGTGGTCAGTATTCATTAGATGAATTAGAAGAAGAGCCAATACTTCTTGATGTATTTGAAGATCCATCTTTACATGATGAGAGACCCCTTGTAATGGAGAAACTTAGCCGCTCCAATTACCGAGCTTTTTATAACGAAAATTCACCTTTGTTTTTAAAACATGGTAACAGTATTAAGGACTGTATTCTTATGGAGCTATCTAACAGTTTATTCTTGAGGAAGAATGACCCTGAAGAATGGCCATTTTCTAGAATTTTCTATAATTTTAAAAATGTTTATTGCAAAGAAGATACTTTAGATCTTGATACAGTAAAAGAAAGAATAAATATGCTGTTGTCAGAAATAAAAAAGACCCTAAGTAAAACTAAGCGGGAAATCCAAACCAATGTTACGTTGGATAAAGAAGATCTGAAATCATTACAGAGGGCAGTTTTAAACAAATTAGGAGAAGGAGATAGTAGGGTACAACAGTTGTTGGAGACGACTGAATTTTTAGCTTATATGCCCAACAATTACGTAATAAAGTTCTTTAAAAATAATCCTGAAATGTTTTTTGATGGTGGCGTTTGGAAGAGACCGTACAATGAAATTAGTGATAATGAAATTAAAGAAGAAATAGCAGAAGAATTCTATTCCTACCTATCGGATATTCTTTGGATATTAGATAATGACGAAGAGAAGAGTAACAACATATCAAGGTTTAAAAGAAATGTAGGAAGTCTTATTGTATTGGAGGAGAATACTTTTAATGGATAA
- a CDS encoding helix-turn-helix transcriptional regulator, with protein MKSISVEFGINVKNRRLELGMSQQKLAEECDFDRGTIVLIEKGQSNSTLNTISTLADVLDVHPSDLLKTD; from the coding sequence ATGAAGTCAATTAGTGTGGAATTCGGAATAAATGTTAAAAACAGGAGATTGGAGTTAGGTATGAGTCAACAAAAACTAGCTGAAGAATGTGATTTTGATAGAGGTACCATTGTTTTGATAGAAAAGGGACAATCTAATTCAACTTTAAATACGATTTCAACCCTTGCTGACGTATTAGACGTGCACCCATCCGACTTATTAAAAACTGATTAA